A DNA window from Providencia huaxiensis contains the following coding sequences:
- a CDS encoding PilZ domain-containing protein yields MFGIWRLAVGPADEIPTVIMSMLWVVYNMIILGGAVAVSLEAKQVRNAHRVEINIPAIIMTNSGHLYPCTLSDYSDGGMGVKLPTSNPIKVNESLHLILKRGQREFSFPITAVRLNKLYIGFQLKKMSKQQHIDFIQCTFARADTWAQWQAQFKHDRPISSMWDIFKLGFKGYQILSEKSSPIVNLPFKGFISTISWLNSFVPEFSKRKHSNN; encoded by the coding sequence TTGTTTGGAATATGGCGATTAGCGGTAGGTCCAGCAGATGAAATACCTACAGTCATCATGAGTATGTTATGGGTCGTTTATAACATGATTATTCTTGGTGGGGCAGTTGCTGTCTCTTTAGAGGCTAAACAGGTTCGTAATGCTCATCGTGTTGAAATCAATATACCAGCGATCATTATGACAAATTCAGGTCATTTATATCCTTGCACATTATCTGATTATTCAGATGGCGGTATGGGCGTTAAGTTACCGACGAGCAACCCAATTAAAGTTAATGAGAGCCTCCATTTAATTTTAAAACGTGGACAGCGTGAGTTTTCTTTTCCGATTACAGCCGTTCGTTTGAATAAACTCTATATTGGATTTCAGCTTAAAAAGATGTCAAAACAACAACATATTGATTTTATTCAATGTACATTTGCACGAGCAGATACCTGGGCACAGTGGCAAGCTCAATTTAAACACGATAGACCAATTAGCAGCATGTGGGATATTTTTAAATTAGGATTTAAGGGGTATCAAATACTCTCCGAAAAATCTTCACCGATTGTTAATCTCCCGTTTAAAGGATTCATCAGTACGATTAGCTGGCTTAATAGTTTTGTACCAGAATTCAGTAAACGTAAACATTCAAATAATTAA
- the bcsB gene encoding cellulose biosynthesis cyclic di-GMP-binding regulatory protein BcsB, with the protein MRKTPLLMLATALSMTNFSYGETLLANEDTEQTRIEKSVNVPTHIIPTRDVNVSFAKIYPTQGPIHLKGTRPDSYIDFGVRSDELVSMARLDLEFTPSPSLLPIESQLKVFLNDELMGVVAIKKEDLGVKTLASLPIDPRFIKDFNQVRMEFIGHYRDICENPTNSTLWLDVSQNSNLSMQVQPLVLKNDLSRFPVPFFDARDPEALTLPIVFSQSVSTKQQNAAAILASWFGSKAQWRDQNYPVFMDTLPKQHSIVFMTNEHRPRFLADYPAVKGPMIEMISHPDDPSIKLLLIQGRNDDDLIQAVKGISQGELLLRGAAVSVENVETLAPRIPYDAPNWVKTDKPVSFAELVTYKGQLQSSGLNPKPINLELNLPPDLFTFRNSGIEMKINYRYTAPNIEDGSKMMVNLNNELIQSQSLVPNKKESSLLARLPFTQSLFDPDSQLAVPALKLGQRNQLQFSFNYANPIPGGTVDQCITYQPVNNTVVIDENSTIDFSGYRHYMAMPSLQAFSKSGFPFSRMADLSETVVLMPENASAEHITTLLNTMGMIGAQTGFPAINVTLTNALNEAKDANADLLFIGEMSNVLTDNENNQELLLEKTKSWIKMPMRPAYLDSKAPSAADSAASSKTTVNSQGNIAAIVEFQSPYNDQRSVVALLADSPKGFSLLNSAITDSGKRNFMSGSVSVIRDSGINSMQVGDIYYVGYLPWWEKVWSIFASHPILLTLLTVAIVVIFGLLLWRLMKSISRRRLLSE; encoded by the coding sequence ATGAGAAAAACACCTTTATTAATGCTTGCTACTGCTCTGAGCATGACAAATTTCAGTTACGGGGAAACACTTCTAGCTAACGAAGATACGGAGCAAACGCGTATCGAAAAAAGCGTAAATGTTCCCACTCATATAATCCCAACGCGAGACGTTAACGTAAGTTTTGCAAAAATCTATCCTACTCAGGGGCCTATTCATCTAAAAGGCACCCGCCCAGATAGCTATATTGATTTTGGGGTTCGAAGTGATGAGCTGGTTTCGATGGCACGCTTAGACCTTGAATTTACACCGTCACCATCGTTATTGCCTATTGAGTCACAATTAAAAGTTTTTTTAAATGATGAGCTTATGGGTGTTGTGGCGATTAAAAAAGAGGATCTAGGTGTAAAAACGCTAGCAAGTCTACCGATTGATCCGCGATTTATAAAAGATTTTAACCAAGTAAGAATGGAATTCATTGGTCACTACCGTGATATTTGTGAAAATCCAACGAATAGTACGCTGTGGCTAGATGTTAGCCAGAATAGTAATCTTAGTATGCAAGTACAACCTCTTGTATTAAAAAATGATCTATCTCGATTCCCAGTACCGTTCTTTGATGCTCGAGACCCAGAAGCGTTAACACTTCCTATTGTGTTTAGTCAGTCGGTAAGTACAAAGCAACAAAATGCGGCGGCTATCTTAGCATCATGGTTTGGTTCTAAGGCGCAGTGGCGTGATCAAAATTATCCCGTATTTATGGATACGTTGCCTAAACAGCACAGTATTGTGTTTATGACAAATGAACACAGACCCCGTTTTTTAGCGGATTACCCAGCCGTTAAAGGCCCGATGATTGAGATGATAAGTCATCCTGATGACCCTTCCATTAAACTATTGTTAATTCAAGGGCGTAATGATGATGACTTGATCCAAGCGGTGAAAGGTATTTCACAGGGGGAACTGCTGTTACGTGGTGCTGCTGTCAGTGTTGAAAATGTAGAAACACTTGCACCACGCATCCCTTATGACGCACCAAATTGGGTGAAAACAGATAAGCCTGTCAGTTTTGCAGAATTGGTTACTTATAAAGGACAGCTGCAATCATCGGGTTTAAATCCTAAGCCAATTAATCTTGAACTTAATTTACCGCCTGATCTTTTTACCTTCCGTAATTCAGGTATTGAGATGAAAATAAATTATCGTTATACAGCGCCAAATATTGAAGATGGTTCAAAGATGATGGTCAATTTAAATAATGAATTGATCCAATCTCAATCTTTAGTACCAAACAAAAAAGAGTCTTCACTGTTAGCTCGTTTACCCTTTACGCAAAGTTTATTTGACCCTGATAGTCAGCTAGCCGTTCCGGCACTTAAGTTAGGTCAGCGTAACCAATTACAGTTTTCTTTTAATTATGCTAATCCGATCCCAGGTGGCACCGTTGATCAATGTATTACATATCAACCTGTTAATAACACAGTTGTGATAGATGAAAATTCTACGATCGACTTCTCTGGTTATCGACATTATATGGCAATGCCAAGTTTACAAGCATTTAGCAAGTCAGGATTCCCATTCTCTCGGATGGCTGATTTATCTGAAACTGTCGTGTTGATGCCAGAGAATGCATCCGCAGAACACATAACAACGCTGTTAAATACAATGGGAATGATTGGTGCGCAGACAGGATTTCCTGCAATTAATGTCACATTAACGAATGCATTAAATGAAGCAAAAGACGCCAATGCAGATTTACTCTTTATTGGTGAGATGTCTAATGTGTTGACAGATAATGAAAACAATCAGGAACTATTATTAGAGAAAACGAAAAGTTGGATAAAAATGCCGATGCGCCCAGCTTATCTAGATAGTAAAGCGCCAAGTGCGGCAGATAGTGCAGCGAGCAGTAAGACAACAGTCAATTCTCAAGGAAATATTGCGGCAATAGTTGAATTCCAGTCGCCGTACAATGATCAACGTAGTGTTGTTGCATTACTTGCTGATAGTCCCAAAGGGTTCTCTTTATTGAATTCGGCAATTACGGATAGTGGTAAGCGCAATTTTATGTCTGGTAGCGTTTCGGTGATCCGAGATTCGGGTATTAATAGTATGCAAGTGGGGGATATTTATTATGTTGGCTATCTACCTTGGTGGGAGAAAGTATGGTCAATTTTTGCATCTCATCCTATTTTGTTAACGCTATTAACAGTGGCTATTGTTGTGATCTTTGGTCTCCTATTATGGCGATTAATGAAATCAATTAGCCGCCGACGTCTGCTATCTGAGTAA
- a CDS encoding IS1 family transposase (programmed frameshift) yields the protein MATISVKCRFCGLTDPVKKHGTGNGGHPRYRCQACCRTFQLDYTYNACQPGIKEQVVELAMNNAGIRDTARALHISINAVVRTFKKLSPRNVTTLPLDNLQIQLICEVDEMWSFIGNKKSQRWLWYAWEPRLKRIIAHVFGSRSKKTLGKLLKLLSGFRIAFWCTDGYRAYKETLPSEKHILGKLYTQRIERENLTLRNRLKRLNRKTLGYSKSSGMHDKIIGTFIEREYYV from the exons ATGGCTACCATTTCAGTAAAATGCCGATTCTGTGGGTTAACCGACCCTGTTAAAAAACATGGCACCGGCAATGGAGGTCATCCCCGTTATCGCTGTCAGGCCTGTTGCCGCACTTTTCAACTCGATTATACCTACAACGCTTGTCAGCCCGGCATCAAAGAGCAAGTGGTTGAGCTTGCCATGAATAATGCGGGTATTCGTGACACCGCTAGGGCATTACATATCAGTATCAATGCCGTCGTCCGCACTT TTAAAAAACTCTCGCCACGGAATGTAACAACACTGCCCCTAGATAACCTACAAATTCAGCTCATTTGTGAGGTCGATGAGATGTGGTCATTTATCGGTAACAAAAAAAGTCAGCGTTGGTTGTGGTATGCATGGGAGCCTCGCTTAAAGCGGATTATCGCTCATGTATTTGGTTCCCGAAGCAAGAAAACACTGGGGAAATTGTTAAAACTGCTGTCTGGGTTCCGTATCGCTTTTTGGTGTACGGATGGTTACAGGGCGTACAAAGAGACACTCCCTAGCGAAAAACACATTTTAGGAAAGCTATATACACAGCGAATTGAGCGTGAAAATCTGACGTTGCGTAACCGATTGAAACGACTTAATCGCAAGACGTTAGGGTATTCAAAATCATCCGGCATGCATGACAAGATCATTGGGACTTTCATTGAGCGAGAGTATTACGTTTGA